A DNA window from Arachis hypogaea cultivar Tifrunner chromosome 18, arahy.Tifrunner.gnm2.J5K5, whole genome shotgun sequence contains the following coding sequences:
- the LOC112769065 gene encoding olee1-like protein: protein MAKSFAVAVLLVAFCFSSSALARLVPEDDTFTVEGKVYCDPCRFEFETRLSHPLSNIKVTLECKKIGDEKNITYLVEGQTDKNGFYSLPVKGDHQEEFCEVKTEKSTHAKCKEPMKKMDVDRIALTKNNGVSSSIRFINPLGFMTRNIDARCVSVAQELGMLVSLNDQHDN from the exons atggcaaAGAGCTTTGCAGTGGCTGTCCTCCTTGTTGCATTTTGCTTCTCATCATCTGCATTGGCTCGTTTGGTTCCTGAAGATGATACCTTCACAGTTGAAGGAAAGGTGTATTGCGATCCTTGTCGTTTCGAATTCGAGACCAGACTTAGCCACCCTCTGTCAA ACATTAAGGTGACATTGGAGTGCAAGAAAATTGGTGACGAGAAGAACATTACATACTTGGTTGAGGGTCAAACTGACAAGAACGGATTCTACAGCCTGCCAGTGAAGGGTGACCACCAAGAAGAGTTCTGCGAGGTGAAGACAGAGAAGAGCACCCATGCCAAGTGCAAGGAGCCAATGAAGAAGATGGATGTTGACAGAATTGCCCTCACCAAGAACAATGGAGTCAGCTCCTCAATCCGCTTTATCAATCCCCTTGGATTCATGACCCGCAACATTGACGCTAGATGCGTCAGCGTTGCTCAAGAGTTGGGCATGTTGGTATCCTTGAACGACCAACACGACAACTAA